One part of the Ziziphus jujuba cultivar Dongzao chromosome 2, ASM3175591v1 genome encodes these proteins:
- the LOC107426503 gene encoding uncharacterized protein LOC107426503 isoform X3 codes for MGGGQVCPVDHFIPNEGDKSDPSGDWVTFVPPSSLRSISGRPLRSIVDLASPSPSKHLAGGRSLILEANYPSKHFWPQYSSKDYAEVGVLTILSSSIVPYLMPVVIPFREFEQQRELRERGLQTTCDESAGRKLFSDDTINAQMDKDLERRAATAEAALKRARLNYSIAVDQLQKDLELLSSQVLSMYETNENLIKQAFSECSLPSFPEYEEMAQNQKLDSKESHAARLLQCQNQFHEEKKQNLDADIFLEDLKRSLFLQKGLYQKVEEEVYEVHLLNVYLDVFSKTLQETLLDASADFRLMKDKINKLTQQLELSTESKELLMLKLQDATMRFTISRNTKMPVIQNATAWLCIIKL; via the exons ATGGGAGGGGGACAGGTTTGTCCCGTAGATCATTTTATCCCAAATGAGGgggataaatctgacccatctggagactgggtcacttttgtcccaCCGAGCTCTCTTCGAAGCATCTCTGGCCGCCCCCTTCGAAGCATTGTCGATCTCGCATCACCATCCCCTTCGAAGCATCTGGCCG GAGGAAGAAGCTTGATTTTGGAGGCAAACTACCCTTCGAAGCATTTCTGGCCG CAGTATAGCTCAAAGGATTACGCAGAGGTTGGTGTGTTGACAATTTTAAGCAGCAGTATAGTACCTTATCTGATGCCAG TTGTAATCCCTTTCAGAGAGTTTGAGCAGCAAAGGGAGCTCAGAGAGAGAGGTCTGCAGACTACATGTGATGAATCTGCTggtagaaaattattttctgaCGATACCATCAATGCTCAGATGGACAAG GATCTTGAAAGAAGGGCCGCTACTGCAGAAGCAGCACTGAAAAGGGCACGCTTGAATTACTCCATTGCTGTAGACCAGTTGCAGAAGGACCTCGAATTACTTTCTTCCCAGGTTCTGTCCATGTATGAAACTAATGAGAACCTTATTAAGCAAGCTTTTTCAGAATGTTCCCTGCCAAGCTTTCCGGAGTATGAAGAAATGGCTCAGAATCAGAAACTGGATTCAAAGGAAAGTCATGCTGCGAGACTGTTGCAGTGTCAGAATCAATTTCATgaggaaaagaaacaaaatttagaTGCGGATATATTTTTGGAGGATTTGAAAAGATCTCTCTTCTTGCAGAAGGGACTTTACCaaaaggttgaagaagaagTCTATGAAGTGCATTTATTAAATGTATATTTGGATGTTTTCTCAAAAACTCTACAGGAAACTTTGCTTGATGCAAGTGCTGACTTCAGGTTGatgaaagataaaattaataagCTTACACAGCAGCTGGAGCTTTCAACTGAGTCCAAGGAATTACTGATGCTGAAGCTGCAGGATGCTACAATGAGGTTCACAATCTCAAGGAATACAAAAATGCCTGTGATACAAAATGCAACAGCCTGGCTCTGCATAATCAAGCTTTAG
- the LOC107426503 gene encoding uncharacterized protein LOC107426503 isoform X4, producing MGGGQVCPVDHFIPNEGDKSDPSGDWVTFVPPSSLRSISGRPLRSIVDLASPSPSKHLAGEHVFFFCFGNLPSSSSWLDLIFRRKKLDFGGKLPFEAFLAGEFIFCCILPLFHRSAIITWKQQYSSKDYAEVGVLTILSSSIVPYLMPVVIPFREFEQQRELRERGLQTTCDESAGRKLFSDDTINAQMDKDLERRAATAEAALKRARLNYSIAVDQLQKDLELLSSQVLSMYETNENLIKQAFSECSLPSFPEYEEMAQNQKLDSKESHAARLLQCQNQFHEEKKQNLDADIFLEDLKRSLFLQKGLYQKVDER from the exons ATGGGAGGGGGACAGGTTTGTCCCGTAGATCATTTTATCCCAAATGAGGgggataaatctgacccatctggagactgggtcacttttgtcccaCCGAGCTCTCTTCGAAGCATCTCTGGCCGCCCCCTTCGAAGCATTGTCGATCTCGCATCACCATCCCCTTCGAAGCATCTGGCCGGTGagcatgtcttcttcttctgtttcggcaatcttccatcatcatcatctt GGCTTGATTTGATATTCAGGAGGAAGAAGCTTGATTTTGGAGGCAAACTACCCTTCGAAGCATTTCTGGCCGGTGAGTTTATCTTCTGCTGCATCCTTCCTCTGTTTCATCGATCTGCCATCATCACCTG GAAGCAGCAGTATAGCTCAAAGGATTACGCAGAGGTTGGTGTGTTGACAATTTTAAGCAGCAGTATAGTACCTTATCTGATGCCAG TTGTAATCCCTTTCAGAGAGTTTGAGCAGCAAAGGGAGCTCAGAGAGAGAGGTCTGCAGACTACATGTGATGAATCTGCTggtagaaaattattttctgaCGATACCATCAATGCTCAGATGGACAAG GATCTTGAAAGAAGGGCCGCTACTGCAGAAGCAGCACTGAAAAGGGCACGCTTGAATTACTCCATTGCTGTAGACCAGTTGCAGAAGGACCTCGAATTACTTTCTTCCCAGGTTCTGTCCATGTATGAAACTAATGAGAACCTTATTAAGCAAGCTTTTTCAGAATGTTCCCTGCCAAGCTTTCCGGAGTATGAAGAAATGGCTCAGAATCAGAAACTGGATTCAAAGGAAAGTCATGCTGCGAGACTGTTGCAGTGTCAGAATCAATTTCATgaggaaaagaaacaaaatttagaTGCGGATATATTTTTGGAGGATTTGAAAAGATCTCTCTTCTTGCAGAAGGGACTTTACCaaaag GTTGatgaaagataa
- the LOC107426503 gene encoding uncharacterized protein LOC107426503 isoform X1: MGGGQVCPVDHFIPNEGDKSDPSGDWVTFVPPSSLRSISGRPLRSIVDLASPSPSKHLAGEHVFFFCFGNLPSSSSWLDLIFRRKKLDFGGKLPFEAFLAGEFIFCCILPLFHRSAIITWKQQYSSKDYAEVGVLTILSSSIVPYLMPVVIPFREFEQQRELRERGLQTTCDESAGRKLFSDDTINAQMDKDLERRAATAEAALKRARLNYSIAVDQLQKDLELLSSQVLSMYETNENLIKQAFSECSLPSFPEYEEMAQNQKLDSKESHAARLLQCQNQFHEEKKQNLDADIFLEDLKRSLFLQKGLYQKVEEEVYEVHLLNVYLDVFSKTLQETLLDASADFRLMKDKINKLTQQLELSTESKELLMLKLQDATMRFTISRNTKMPVIQNATAWLCIIKL; this comes from the exons ATGGGAGGGGGACAGGTTTGTCCCGTAGATCATTTTATCCCAAATGAGGgggataaatctgacccatctggagactgggtcacttttgtcccaCCGAGCTCTCTTCGAAGCATCTCTGGCCGCCCCCTTCGAAGCATTGTCGATCTCGCATCACCATCCCCTTCGAAGCATCTGGCCGGTGagcatgtcttcttcttctgtttcggcaatcttccatcatcatcatctt GGCTTGATTTGATATTCAGGAGGAAGAAGCTTGATTTTGGAGGCAAACTACCCTTCGAAGCATTTCTGGCCGGTGAGTTTATCTTCTGCTGCATCCTTCCTCTGTTTCATCGATCTGCCATCATCACCTG GAAGCAGCAGTATAGCTCAAAGGATTACGCAGAGGTTGGTGTGTTGACAATTTTAAGCAGCAGTATAGTACCTTATCTGATGCCAG TTGTAATCCCTTTCAGAGAGTTTGAGCAGCAAAGGGAGCTCAGAGAGAGAGGTCTGCAGACTACATGTGATGAATCTGCTggtagaaaattattttctgaCGATACCATCAATGCTCAGATGGACAAG GATCTTGAAAGAAGGGCCGCTACTGCAGAAGCAGCACTGAAAAGGGCACGCTTGAATTACTCCATTGCTGTAGACCAGTTGCAGAAGGACCTCGAATTACTTTCTTCCCAGGTTCTGTCCATGTATGAAACTAATGAGAACCTTATTAAGCAAGCTTTTTCAGAATGTTCCCTGCCAAGCTTTCCGGAGTATGAAGAAATGGCTCAGAATCAGAAACTGGATTCAAAGGAAAGTCATGCTGCGAGACTGTTGCAGTGTCAGAATCAATTTCATgaggaaaagaaacaaaatttagaTGCGGATATATTTTTGGAGGATTTGAAAAGATCTCTCTTCTTGCAGAAGGGACTTTACCaaaaggttgaagaagaagTCTATGAAGTGCATTTATTAAATGTATATTTGGATGTTTTCTCAAAAACTCTACAGGAAACTTTGCTTGATGCAAGTGCTGACTTCAGGTTGatgaaagataaaattaataagCTTACACAGCAGCTGGAGCTTTCAACTGAGTCCAAGGAATTACTGATGCTGAAGCTGCAGGATGCTACAATGAGGTTCACAATCTCAAGGAATACAAAAATGCCTGTGATACAAAATGCAACAGCCTGGCTCTGCATAATCAAGCTTTAG
- the LOC107417773 gene encoding dirigent protein 22-like has product MAITFSPCILFSLYFTIFSIFLSKSIDGFHTKRFVQETKATDNTKTLHFYFHDILSGKNPTAVNILKPSGGSISSFGSTMMIDDALTDEQDSNSNIIGRAQGFYSVASQSELAFLMVMTFSFTEGEYSGSTLSIVGRNPVMNDVREMPVVGGTGKFRFARGYALAHTVWFDASTGDATVEYNVHLLQDGVSSVSVSSQGYTNTYSFLFSLFLLIISNSCASFIEPFSY; this is encoded by the coding sequence ATGGCTATTACTTTTTCTCCGTGCATCCTCTTCAGCCTCTACTTCACCATTTTCTCAATCTTTTTGAGCAAATCCATTGATGGATTTCACACTAAGCGGTTTGTCCAAGAAACAAAAGCGACTGATAACACAAAAACCCTCCATTTCTACTTCCATGACATCCTTAGTGGCAAAAACCCAACTGCTGTGAATATTCTCAAACCCTCAGGTGGTTCAATTTCTAGCTTTGGTAGCACCATGATGATTGATGATGCACTAACTGATGAGCAAGATTCCAATTCAAATATCATTGGAAGAGCTCAAGGATTTTACTCTGTGGCATCACAAAGTGAATTGGCATTTCTTATGGTCATGACTTTTTCTTTCACGGAAGGTGAGTATAGTGGAAGTACCCTCAGCATTGTTGGCCGGAATCCGGTAATGAACGACGTGAGAGAAATGCCGGTGGTCGGAGGCACCGGAAAGTTCCGGTTTGCCCGTGGATATGCCTTGGCTCATACAGTTTGGTTTGATGCTTCTACAGGGGATGCCACTGTTGAGTACAATGTTCACTTGTTGCAAGATGGAGTTTCTTCAGTTTCAGTTTCAAGTCAGGGTTATACTAATActtattcatttttgttttctcttttccttttaattattaGTAATTCATGTGCTAGTTTCATTGAGCCTTTCTCATATTAA
- the LOC107426503 gene encoding uncharacterized protein LOC107426503 isoform X2, whose amino-acid sequence MGGGQVCPVDHFIPNEGDKSDPSGDWVTFVPPSSLRSISGRPLRSIVDLASPSPSKHLAGLDLIFRRKKLDFGGKLPFEAFLAGEFIFCCILPLFHRSAIITWKQQYSSKDYAEVGVLTILSSSIVPYLMPVVIPFREFEQQRELRERGLQTTCDESAGRKLFSDDTINAQMDKDLERRAATAEAALKRARLNYSIAVDQLQKDLELLSSQVLSMYETNENLIKQAFSECSLPSFPEYEEMAQNQKLDSKESHAARLLQCQNQFHEEKKQNLDADIFLEDLKRSLFLQKGLYQKVEEEVYEVHLLNVYLDVFSKTLQETLLDASADFRLMKDKINKLTQQLELSTESKELLMLKLQDATMRFTISRNTKMPVIQNATAWLCIIKL is encoded by the exons ATGGGAGGGGGACAGGTTTGTCCCGTAGATCATTTTATCCCAAATGAGGgggataaatctgacccatctggagactgggtcacttttgtcccaCCGAGCTCTCTTCGAAGCATCTCTGGCCGCCCCCTTCGAAGCATTGTCGATCTCGCATCACCATCCCCTTCGAAGCATCTGGCCG GGCTTGATTTGATATTCAGGAGGAAGAAGCTTGATTTTGGAGGCAAACTACCCTTCGAAGCATTTCTGGCCGGTGAGTTTATCTTCTGCTGCATCCTTCCTCTGTTTCATCGATCTGCCATCATCACCTG GAAGCAGCAGTATAGCTCAAAGGATTACGCAGAGGTTGGTGTGTTGACAATTTTAAGCAGCAGTATAGTACCTTATCTGATGCCAG TTGTAATCCCTTTCAGAGAGTTTGAGCAGCAAAGGGAGCTCAGAGAGAGAGGTCTGCAGACTACATGTGATGAATCTGCTggtagaaaattattttctgaCGATACCATCAATGCTCAGATGGACAAG GATCTTGAAAGAAGGGCCGCTACTGCAGAAGCAGCACTGAAAAGGGCACGCTTGAATTACTCCATTGCTGTAGACCAGTTGCAGAAGGACCTCGAATTACTTTCTTCCCAGGTTCTGTCCATGTATGAAACTAATGAGAACCTTATTAAGCAAGCTTTTTCAGAATGTTCCCTGCCAAGCTTTCCGGAGTATGAAGAAATGGCTCAGAATCAGAAACTGGATTCAAAGGAAAGTCATGCTGCGAGACTGTTGCAGTGTCAGAATCAATTTCATgaggaaaagaaacaaaatttagaTGCGGATATATTTTTGGAGGATTTGAAAAGATCTCTCTTCTTGCAGAAGGGACTTTACCaaaaggttgaagaagaagTCTATGAAGTGCATTTATTAAATGTATATTTGGATGTTTTCTCAAAAACTCTACAGGAAACTTTGCTTGATGCAAGTGCTGACTTCAGGTTGatgaaagataaaattaataagCTTACACAGCAGCTGGAGCTTTCAACTGAGTCCAAGGAATTACTGATGCTGAAGCTGCAGGATGCTACAATGAGGTTCACAATCTCAAGGAATACAAAAATGCCTGTGATACAAAATGCAACAGCCTGGCTCTGCATAATCAAGCTTTAG
- the LOC107417806 gene encoding dirigent protein 22-like — protein MAYFLPYTLFTLYFTIFLTIFNKSIDGFSIKQSVQQKKVTQTVNAKHLHFYFHDILSGKNPTAVNIITPPDGLISSFGSTLMIDDALTEGQDSSSKVIGRAQGFYSVASQSDLAFLMVMTFSFVEGEYRGSSLSILGRNPVLNDVREMPVVGGTGKFRFARGYALAHTVWFDASTGDATVEYNVHVSG, from the coding sequence ATGGCTTATTTTCTCCCTTACACCCTCTTCACCCTATACTTCACTATCTTCTTAACCATTTTTAACAAGTCCATTGATGGGTTTTCCATTAAGCAGTCTGTGCAACAGAAAAAAGTGACACAGACAGTCAATGCAAAGCACCTCCACTTTTATTTCCATGACATTCTTAGTGGCAAAAACCCAACTGCTGTGAACATAATTACTCCGCCTGATGGTTTAATTTCCAGCTTTGGAAGCACTCTGATGATTGATGATGCACTAACTGAAGGGCAAGATTCCAGCTCAAAAGTCATCGGAAGAGCACAAGGATTTTACTCTGTGGCCTCACAAAGTGACTTGGCATTTCTTATGGTcatgactttttcttttgtggAAGGTGAATATAGAGGAAGTTCCCTCAGCATTCTCGGGAGGAATCCGGTCTTAAACGACGTGAGAGAAATGCCAGTTGTTGGTGGCACCGGCAAGTTCAGGTTTGCACGTGGCTATGCCTTGGCTCATACAGTTTGGTTTGATGCTAGTACAGGGGATGCCACTGTTGAATACAATGTTCATGTATCAGGCTAA
- the LOC107417805 gene encoding scarecrow-like protein 3, with amino-acid sequence MVQEEGSSSVTSSPLQFFPWMPVSPGVGGSPYPWLRELKSEERGLYLIHLLIACANQVALGSIENANIGLEHISHLASPDGDTMQRIAAYFTEALADRMLKGWPGLHKALNSTKISSVSEEILVKRLFFELCPFLKLSYLITNQAIIEAMEGEKMVHIIDLNSSEPAQWINLLQTLSARPEGPPHLRITGIHEQKEVLEQMALRLTEEAEKLDIPFQFNPVVSKLENLDIESLRVKTGEALAVSSVLQLHCLLATDEENQRSPPSTSKNLQKVFHLNQRTLGEWLEKDSSYACNLSPDSALSPLSVSASPRMGSFLTGIWGLSPKLMVVTEQESNHNGLTLMERVLEALNFYAALFDCLESTVSRASMERLKLEKMLFGEEIKNIIACEGTERKERHEKLEKWILRLELAGFGRVPLSYHGRLQATRLLHSYAYDGYKIKDENGCLVICWQDRPLFSISAWRFRRYE; translated from the coding sequence ATGGTTCAAGAGGAGGGATCATCATCTGTGACTTCATCACCTCTGCAGTTCTTTCCTTGGATGCCAGTGTCTCCTGGTGTAGGAGGGTCACCATATCCATGGCTCAGGGAGCTGAAATCTGAAGAGAGGGGATTGTATTTAATCCATCTTCTTATTGCCTGCGCTAACCAGGTTGCTCTTGGAAGCATTGAGAATGCAAATATTGGCCTGGAGCATATTTCTCACCTTGCTTCTCCTGATGGTGACACTATGCAGCGCATAGCTGCTTACTTCACAGAGGCACTTGCTGACAGAATGCTTAAAGGTTGGCCTGGTCTGCACAAAGCCCTCAATTCTACGAAAATATCTTCAgtttctgaagaaatccttgtTAAGAGGTTGTTCTTCGAGCTCTGTCCCTTCTTAAAGCTTTCATATCTGATCACAAATCAGGCCATTATAGAAGCCATGGAAGGGGAGAAGATGGTTCACATTATTGATTTGAACTCATCTGAGCCTGCTCAATGGATTAATCTTCTTCAGACATTAAGTGCACGACCTGAGGGCCCGCCTCATTTGAGAATTACGGGCATTCATGAACAGAAGGAGGTATTAGAACAAATGGCTCTTAGGTTGACGGAAGAAGCTGAAAAGTTGGACATCCCTTTTCAGTTTAATCCTGTAGTTAGCAAACTAGAGAATCTTGATATTGAAAGCTTGCGTGTCAAGACTGGAGAAGCTCTTGCGGTAAGTTCTGTACTTCAGCTCCATTGTCTTTTGGCAACTGATGAAGAAAACCAGAGGAGTCCGCCATCAACATCAAAAAACTTACAAAAAGTCTTCCATCTTAACCAGAGAACTCTAGGAGAGTGGCTTGAGAAAGATTCAAGCTATGCCTGCAACTTGAGTCCTGATTCTGCATTGTCCCCTCTTTCTGTAAGTGCTTCGCCAAGGATGGGGAGTTTTCTAACTGGTATCTGGGGCCTGTCACCGAAGCTGATGGTGGTAACTGAGCAAGAATCAAACCACAATGGATTAACTTTAATGGAGAGGGTCCTAGAAGCATTGAACTTCTATGCAGCACTCTTTGATTGCTTGGAGTCGACAGTATCAAGAGCATCAATGGAACGGCTAAAACTTGAGAAGATGCTTTTCGGAGAGGAAATTAAAAACATCATAGCATGTGAGGGAACTGAGAGGAAGGAGAGGCATGAAAAACTCGAAAAATGGATCTTAAGGCTTGAGTTGGCTGGGTTTGGGAGGGTACCTTTGAGCTATCATGGAAGGTTGCAGGCAACTAGGTTGTTACATAGCTATGCTTATGATGGCTATAAGATTAAAGATGAGAATGGATGTTTGGTTATATGCTGGCAAGACAGACCCCTCTTTTCCATTTCAGCCTGGAGGTTTAGGAGATATGAATAA